In the genome of Nitrospinaceae bacterium, one region contains:
- a CDS encoding methylmalonyl-CoA mutase, producing MPAEQDKRKRYETHAGLPIKALYGPGDVPEGVKEEVPGEYPFTRGIHSEMYRKRLWTTRQYSGFGTAEETNQRYRFLLDEGNTGLSVALDLPTQLGLDSDNPRAKGEVGKVGVAIDTLADMEALFKDIPLGEISTSFTINSTAVILYAMYIAVAKKQGTPPEQITGTIQNDILKEYVSRGTWIFPPEPSLRLIVDTIEYGAAHTPRFNTISAAGAHFRDAGATAIEEGGLTLADAIVYAERCVRRGMDVDEFAPRFSFYFYTHSDFFEEIAKYRAMRRLWGRIMRERFGAKDERSWKFRFGVVCGGSTLTAAEPENNIVRVAYQALSSVFGGVQTMFTCAYDEALALPTEESAVLALRTQQIIASETGVIDTADPFGGSYYLENLTAEMEAGMEALIKKIEDEGGVVSCIERGLIQNWIAESAYKQQKAIDSGERTVVGVNKYRDEADSSPEIFSVPPELAGQQIEQLGKVKQDRDRARVEAALARLQEAARGDENLMDATIEAVEAYATLGEITDILKDEFGEFREPISL from the coding sequence ATGCCAGCCGAGCAGGACAAACGAAAGCGCTACGAGACCCACGCGGGACTACCCATCAAGGCCCTCTACGGCCCCGGGGACGTGCCCGAGGGAGTAAAAGAAGAAGTTCCTGGCGAGTACCCCTTTACGCGCGGCATCCATTCTGAAATGTATCGCAAGCGCTTATGGACCACACGCCAGTACTCGGGCTTTGGCACCGCCGAGGAAACCAACCAGCGCTACCGCTTTTTGCTTGATGAGGGCAACACCGGTCTCTCGGTTGCCCTCGACCTGCCTACACAACTCGGCCTCGACAGCGACAACCCCCGCGCCAAAGGAGAGGTGGGCAAAGTGGGCGTCGCCATCGACACCCTCGCCGACATGGAAGCGCTTTTTAAGGATATCCCTCTTGGAGAGATCAGCACCTCGTTCACCATCAACTCGACGGCGGTGATTCTTTACGCCATGTACATCGCCGTAGCGAAAAAACAGGGGACCCCTCCCGAGCAGATCACCGGCACCATCCAGAACGACATACTGAAAGAGTATGTCTCGCGGGGAACCTGGATATTCCCCCCCGAGCCCTCTCTTCGGCTCATCGTCGATACCATCGAGTATGGCGCAGCCCATACCCCGCGCTTCAACACCATCAGTGCGGCGGGCGCTCACTTTCGAGATGCCGGGGCCACCGCCATCGAGGAGGGTGGTCTCACCCTCGCCGACGCCATCGTTTATGCCGAGCGGTGCGTCCGGCGCGGGATGGATGTGGACGAATTCGCGCCCCGGTTTAGTTTTTATTTCTACACGCACTCGGATTTTTTCGAGGAAATTGCGAAATACAGGGCCATGCGCCGCCTCTGGGGCCGAATCATGCGCGAGCGCTTTGGCGCCAAGGACGAGCGGAGCTGGAAGTTCCGCTTCGGTGTCGTCTGCGGCGGAAGCACACTGACCGCCGCCGAGCCCGAGAACAACATCGTGCGCGTCGCCTACCAGGCCCTCTCCTCGGTGTTCGGCGGGGTGCAGACCATGTTCACCTGCGCCTACGATGAAGCCCTTGCTTTGCCCACCGAGGAAAGCGCCGTTCTCGCCTTGCGCACGCAACAAATCATCGCCAGCGAAACCGGCGTCATCGACACGGCAGATCCTTTCGGCGGCTCCTACTACCTTGAAAATCTCACCGCCGAGATGGAGGCCGGCATGGAGGCGCTCATCAAGAAAATCGAGGACGAGGGCGGGGTGGTCTCGTGCATCGAACGCGGGCTAATTCAGAACTGGATTGCCGAGAGCGCCTACAAACAGCAAAAAGCCATAGACTCGGGCGAGCGAACTGTTGTCGGAGTGAACAAATACCGGGACGAGGCCGATTCATCGCCGGAGATATTCTCGGTGCCGCCCGAGCTTGCCGGGCAGCAGATTGAGCAGCTTGGCAAGGTAAAACAAGACCGCGACCGGGCCCGGGTAGAGGCCGCCCTCGCCCGCCTCCAGGAGGCGGCACGGGGAGATGAGAACCTCATGGACGCCACCATTGAGGCAGTGGAAGCCTACGCCACCCTGGGCGAGATCACTGATATTTTAAAGGACGAATTCGGGGAGTTTCGGGAGCCGATTTCTCTTTAA
- a CDS encoding aldehyde:ferredoxin oxidoreductase has product MWTDAKNGNNAATDYKYRSVSIDLGAGKISVEEKACADLEDFLGGIGRLFKILTAHDVPDPYAPSAPLVMELGCFSGTNVMTGLRTFFGGYSPLKGTRAGAPSAMWSAGSGKFGSKTAFAGVDEIIFTGRSDKPVTLVIKSASVGGPPEMELVDASALLGKTAHDKIMDLQKQYDDAHFAVIGPSGENYETNRMAAIALSSENQLKSGDNKPRFCGRGGFGGVMGSKNLIAIVSQAPDDKTAVTEVVKEANKIISRGAGSKNYRDDYKAEGGGGTWRNIAGLHPLGCLPENNFEPPGNDNAAQIFRGAYEEGYVIKDEPCFKCGIACHKNIYDRPEGETAIGRKAKTSTFRAKFDYEPLDLMAPNCGIYDREQALELVELADLLCYDAISLGATVSYAMEWNKRHPDNQILDGMTFGDYEKMVKFIKLAAEGKCNQLAQGSMRLAQEMGDLSFAMQGKGLEYPAYLPETNPGYPWALAGGHMSLRTFLLLILDGQKTDMKYWEDAIQNGIYYTRDDLVGTCKFGGAPDDSIVGSINDMYGLSMTKDEMYTAIRRSYLRGRLLEKKVGYTDEEYDVPGRVYERVNDNIKMPAFITREFMDELKSRTEKNWDALTEKEGLSA; this is encoded by the coding sequence ATGTGGACGGATGCCAAAAACGGCAACAACGCCGCGACCGACTATAAGTACCGTAGTGTTTCGATAGATCTTGGAGCTGGAAAAATTTCGGTGGAAGAAAAAGCCTGCGCCGACTTAGAGGATTTTCTCGGCGGCATCGGACGGCTTTTCAAAATACTCACCGCGCACGATGTGCCCGACCCATATGCCCCCTCGGCCCCGCTGGTGATGGAGCTGGGTTGTTTTTCAGGCACCAACGTCATGACGGGCCTGCGCACCTTCTTCGGCGGCTACAGCCCACTCAAGGGAACCCGCGCGGGCGCGCCCTCGGCTATGTGGTCGGCAGGCTCAGGGAAATTCGGCTCAAAAACAGCCTTCGCTGGGGTGGACGAAATAATCTTCACCGGGCGAAGCGATAAACCTGTCACCCTCGTCATCAAAAGCGCCTCGGTGGGCGGCCCGCCCGAGATGGAACTGGTGGACGCATCAGCGCTTCTCGGAAAAACAGCACACGATAAGATCATGGATCTCCAGAAACAGTATGACGACGCACATTTTGCCGTCATCGGACCCTCGGGCGAGAATTATGAGACCAACCGCATGGCGGCCATCGCGCTCAGCTCCGAGAACCAGCTCAAGAGCGGCGACAATAAGCCGCGCTTTTGCGGCCGAGGCGGATTTGGCGGCGTCATGGGGAGCAAGAACCTCATCGCCATCGTCTCACAAGCCCCTGACGACAAAACAGCCGTCACCGAGGTCGTCAAAGAGGCGAACAAAATCATCTCGCGCGGCGCAGGCTCCAAGAACTATCGCGACGACTACAAGGCCGAGGGCGGGGGCGGCACCTGGCGCAACATCGCGGGCCTCCACCCCCTGGGCTGCCTACCCGAGAACAATTTCGAGCCCCCCGGCAACGATAACGCCGCACAAATCTTCCGGGGCGCATACGAGGAGGGCTACGTCATCAAAGACGAGCCTTGCTTTAAGTGCGGCATCGCCTGCCACAAGAATATATACGACAGGCCCGAGGGCGAGACCGCCATTGGAAGAAAAGCCAAGACCAGCACCTTCCGCGCCAAGTTCGACTACGAACCCCTCGACCTCATGGCCCCCAACTGCGGCATCTATGACCGCGAGCAGGCCCTTGAGCTCGTCGAGTTGGCCGACCTTCTTTGCTACGACGCCATCAGCCTCGGTGCCACCGTCAGCTACGCCATGGAGTGGAACAAGCGCCACCCCGACAACCAAATCCTCGACGGCATGACATTTGGCGACTACGAGAAGATGGTGAAATTCATCAAGCTCGCCGCCGAGGGAAAATGTAACCAGCTCGCGCAGGGCTCGATGCGCCTGGCGCAAGAGATGGGCGATCTCTCCTTCGCCATGCAGGGCAAGGGCCTAGAATATCCGGCCTATCTTCCCGAAACGAACCCGGGCTACCCCTGGGCGCTCGCGGGCGGCCACATGAGCTTGCGCACCTTCCTGCTCCTCATCCTCGATGGCCAGAAGACCGACATGAAATACTGGGAGGATGCCATCCAGAACGGCATCTACTACACACGCGACGACCTCGTTGGCACCTGCAAATTCGGCGGCGCCCCGGACGACAGCATCGTTGGCAGCATCAACGACATGTACGGCCTCTCGATGACCAAGGACGAGATGTACACGGCCATCCGCCGCTCCTACCTGCGGGGCCGCCTCCTTGAGAAAAAAGTAGGCTACACCGATGAGGAATATGATGTTCCGGGCCGCGTCTATGAGCGGGTGAACGACAACATTAAAATGCCCGCCTTCATCACCCGCGAATTCATGGATGAGCTGAAATCACGTACCGAGAAAAACTGGGACGCCCTCACCGAAAAAGAGGGCCTCTCGGCCTAG